GGCCTGGCTCAGGGTGCCGTCGGTGGGCAGACCGTTTTTTTCGAGTTCGTGTTCAAGCGCAGTAAACGCCGCGGCGAGTTGGCCTTCGACGCGTTCGACCCACGGTTGGTATTGATTGTCGGCCGGGCGCAGGTTGCGTTCGTAGTAGAGCTGCACGGCTTTTTCGCACGCGGCGAGGCTGAGGCCGATCAGGCGCAGGGCGTGCGCGCGCTGGCTCAACTCTTTCGGCAGCAGGCTTTTGCCGGCGACGGTTTCGAGGTAGTCGAGGATGAGGGTCGAGTCCATGAGGACGACGCCGTCGTCGAGGATCAGGCTCGGTGCCTTGACCACCGGGTTGATCTGCTGGAATTGCTCGAAGTGGCGGAACACCGACACCGACTGGTGTTCCAGGTCGATGTCCAGGCGTTTGGCGGAGATCGCCACGCGGCGCACGTAAGGTGAATCGAGCATTCCGATCAGTTTCATGACGCGTTCCTTCAAGTCGAACCGGTTGGGTAGGCATAACCTAGCCGAGCCAGAGGGAAATGTCAGTTGTCGAATCCGGCTTGTTTATAAATCTCTCATGACCCCGGCGAAGGTGGGCTTTGTGCAGTCCATGAGGTCGTTCTGTATAAAAGCTCTAGCCTGCCGATAACCTTGCTCGCAGGTCGTTGTTAGCCGTTTGTCTTCTATATACAGCCGCTCGACTGAATTTCTTGCTATAAACGCACTCCGATGACCGCTGTGAAGCGTGTGTCAGAGCAGTTTCCGGGCTTTGTCGGACAAATTCCCTGTATTTACAGTTGCTGAGGCCTCAATCGGGCCTTAGACTGCCGCCCCTCGTAAATTGAGTGCCGGGTGGCGTTTGCAATAAACGATGCCTTTTCGTCGACCGGACACGGTTCGCCGGAACGCTCCCTATTTCGCCTTAATGCACGTTTTTTTATAGAGATATCAATGACAAAGGACAAGTTGCTGGCGATGCCGGCAGATGACTACATGAATGCAGAGCAACACGCTTTCTTCACTGAGCTGTTGCAGAACATGAAAGTCGAAACCCATGAGCGCATTGAGCAAAACCGTATCGCCATCGAAAGCCTGGACACCCCGGCTGACCCGGCGGACGCGGCTTCGGTTGAAGAAGAGCGCACTTGGCTGGTGAACGCGATCGATCGCGACCAGCGCATGCTGCCGCAACTGGAACAAGCCCTTGAGCGCATCAAGGAAGACAGCTTTGGCTGGTGCGACGACAGCGGCGAGGCCATTGGCCTGAAGCGCCTGCTGATCAGCCCGACCACCAAGTACTGCATCGAAGCTCAAGAGCGTCACGAGCAGATCGACAAGCATCAGCGTCAGGCCTGATTCCTGAGGCGACCCGCCGATTGCGGGTCGTTCTGAAAAGATCGCAGCCTTCGGCAGCTCCTATAGGGGGTTGCAGGGGCTGCGATCTTTGTTTTTGCTCGTCTGCGATATCCCGAGCCGTTCCATTGACCTGCTGCAAGCCCCCACGACTAACGGACCATAGATAATGGCGTTGTAGTGGCGTTTAATGCAGTCACAATAATGAGAACAAGCGTGGGGTGTTGATATGACGAGAGACGGATCTCTGGTTGGGGCTTTGCCTGCACCAGTGCTTTTGCCGAAAAACCGCTGGATCGCACCGACCC
The sequence above is drawn from the Pseudomonas sp. FP2196 genome and encodes:
- a CDS encoding glutathione S-transferase — encoded protein: MKLIGMLDSPYVRRVAISAKRLDIDLEHQSVSVFRHFEQFQQINPVVKAPSLILDDGVVLMDSTLILDYLETVAGKSLLPKELSQRAHALRLIGLSLAACEKAVQLYYERNLRPADNQYQPWVERVEGQLAAAFTALEHELEKNGLPTDGTLSQAGISLAVAWSFTDLVVPDRIDVARYPHIARYTAYAETLEAFVSTPMT
- a CDS encoding TraR/DksA family transcriptional regulator, producing the protein MTKDKLLAMPADDYMNAEQHAFFTELLQNMKVETHERIEQNRIAIESLDTPADPADAASVEEERTWLVNAIDRDQRMLPQLEQALERIKEDSFGWCDDSGEAIGLKRLLISPTTKYCIEAQERHEQIDKHQRQA